In a single window of the Bacteroidota bacterium genome:
- a CDS encoding AEC family transporter produces the protein MEVLTNVGPVILIAIAGFLLKKLNIFRREHGDFLLMMVFYLTLPALIFDSFLNIKLDLRFAYLPMITVILIIAMYLISLAATKIMKLPGKTAGTFIVGTMILNNGFLFPFIYATYGDEGMARILIFDFVNGLLAFSWVYYIACRYGENGQNRRVLLRKLLFAPPGWSIIISITLNLLGYKLPLILAETCDILGEMTVPLIMLALGIYFSPRLVRPWQAMAAIGIRMGIGFLIGYFFAELLTLEGLTRTVVILGASAPIGFNTLTFASMEKLDRDFAASLVSFAILAGMLYVTIFLTING, from the coding sequence ATGGAAGTCCTGACCAACGTTGGCCCCGTAATATTGATTGCAATAGCCGGCTTCCTTCTGAAGAAACTGAACATCTTCCGGAGGGAGCACGGGGATTTCCTGCTTATGATGGTGTTCTACCTGACCCTTCCGGCTCTTATTTTCGATTCTTTCCTGAACATTAAGCTTGATCTCAGGTTCGCGTACCTTCCAATGATCACTGTAATTCTGATTATTGCCATGTACCTGATCTCCCTTGCGGCCACAAAGATTATGAAGCTTCCCGGGAAAACCGCCGGGACCTTTATTGTGGGAACCATGATCCTTAACAATGGGTTTTTGTTTCCTTTTATTTATGCGACATACGGTGATGAAGGCATGGCTCGCATTTTAATCTTTGATTTTGTTAACGGGTTACTGGCTTTTTCCTGGGTTTATTATATTGCCTGCCGTTATGGTGAGAACGGCCAAAACCGCCGGGTTCTTCTTCGCAAACTGCTGTTTGCCCCTCCCGGATGGTCCATTATCATCTCAATAACCTTAAACCTTCTGGGATATAAGCTACCCTTGATTCTTGCCGAAACATGCGATATCCTTGGTGAAATGACCGTCCCATTGATCATGCTGGCACTGGGTATTTACTTTTCGCCACGGCTTGTCAGGCCATGGCAGGCAATGGCTGCTATTGGGATACGCATGGGTATTGGTTTCCTGATCGGTTATTTCTTCGCAGAACTGCTGACACTGGAGGGGCTTACCCGCACAGTCGTTATTCTGGGTGCTTCCGCTCCTATAGGATTTAACACGCTTACATTCGCTTCCATGGAAAAACTCGACCGTGACTTTGCAGCAAGCCTTGTTTCTTTCGCCATCCTCGCCGGAATGCTTTATGTTACTATATTCCTGACTATCAACGGCTAG